In the genome of Hymenobacter taeanensis, one region contains:
- the leuC gene encoding 3-isopropylmalate dehydratase large subunit, whose amino-acid sequence MAKTLFDKIWDAHVVREVAGGLTVFYIDRHLIHEVTSPQAFDELTARGLTLRRPGQIVATADHNVPTRHQDQPIQDPLSRSQVDKLTENCARFGVELYGLGHQYQGIVHVIGPELGITQPGLTMVCGDSHTSTHGAFGTIAFGIGTSQVTQVMASQCLLLDKPKRMRITLDGALRPGVTAKDLILYMISQLGTGGATGYFVEYAGSAIRGLSMEGRMTVCNMSIEMGARGGLIAPDATTFDYLAGRRFAPQGENWDRAVAYWQTLYSDEDAVFDAELQFDASAIQPMITYGTNPGMGIPLAANIPVLNGGSEATSFDKSLRYMGFQPGESLLGKEINYVFIGSCTNSRIEDLRTVAAYVRGKQKAAHVEAIIVPGSKQVEQQAIAEGLDKVLAEAGFELREPGCSACLAMNDDKIPAGAYCVSTSNRNFEGRQGPGARTLLASPLVAAITAVEGRLVDITQYLN is encoded by the coding sequence ATGGCTAAGACCTTATTTGATAAAATTTGGGACGCGCACGTGGTGCGCGAAGTAGCCGGTGGCCTCACGGTGTTTTACATCGACCGCCATCTGATTCATGAAGTAACCAGCCCCCAGGCGTTTGACGAGCTAACGGCCCGCGGCCTCACGCTGCGCCGCCCGGGGCAGATAGTAGCTACCGCCGACCACAACGTGCCCACGCGCCACCAGGATCAGCCGATTCAGGACCCGCTGTCTCGCTCCCAGGTGGATAAGCTTACGGAGAACTGCGCTAGGTTTGGCGTGGAGCTGTATGGCCTAGGCCACCAGTACCAGGGCATTGTGCACGTAATTGGGCCAGAGCTGGGCATCACGCAGCCAGGCCTGACCATGGTGTGCGGCGACAGCCACACCTCTACCCACGGCGCCTTTGGCACCATAGCTTTCGGCATTGGCACGAGCCAGGTGACGCAGGTAATGGCCTCGCAGTGCCTGCTGCTGGATAAGCCCAAGCGCATGCGCATTACCCTGGACGGTGCCCTGCGGCCCGGCGTAACGGCCAAAGATTTAATTCTGTACATGATTTCTCAACTGGGCACCGGCGGCGCCACCGGCTACTTTGTAGAGTACGCCGGCAGCGCCATTCGCGGCCTGAGCATGGAAGGCCGCATGACGGTCTGCAACATGAGCATCGAAATGGGCGCCCGCGGCGGCCTCATTGCCCCCGATGCCACCACATTCGACTATCTAGCAGGTCGCCGGTTTGCCCCCCAGGGCGAGAACTGGGACCGAGCCGTGGCTTACTGGCAGACTCTGTACTCCGACGAGGACGCCGTGTTTGATGCCGAATTGCAGTTTGATGCCTCGGCCATTCAGCCCATGATAACCTACGGCACCAACCCCGGCATGGGCATTCCGCTGGCGGCCAACATTCCGGTGCTTAACGGGGGTAGCGAGGCCACCAGCTTCGATAAGTCGTTGCGTTACATGGGTTTCCAGCCGGGCGAGTCGCTGTTGGGCAAGGAAATCAACTACGTGTTTATTGGAAGCTGTACCAACTCGCGCATTGAGGATTTGCGCACGGTAGCGGCCTACGTGCGGGGCAAGCAGAAAGCAGCCCATGTGGAGGCCATCATCGTGCCCGGCTCCAAGCAGGTAGAGCAGCAAGCTATTGCCGAAGGCCTCGATAAAGTGCTGGCCGAAGCCGGCTTCGAGCTGCGCGAACCAGGCTGCAGCGCCTGCCTAGCCATGAACGACGACAAGATTCCGGCCGGCGCCTACTGCGTCTCCACTTCGAACCGCAACTTCGAAGGCCGCCAGGGTCCCGGCGCCCGCACGCTGTTAGCCTCGCCGCTGGTAGCAGCTATTACAGCGGTAGAAGGCCGCTTAGTAGACATCACGCAGTATTTGAACTAG
- the leuD gene encoding 3-isopropylmalate dehydratase small subunit: MEKFQTLRSGVVPLPIENVDTDQIIPARFLKATTREGFGSNLFADWRYTADGQPKPDFVLNDARYQGHQILLAGKNFGCGSSREHAAWALYDAGFRVVVSSYFADIFRGNALNTGLLPLQASDEVLQGLFAVVAQDPQAALTVDLQAQTLTVPDWTEAIHFELDPYKKECLINGYDDIDFLISQEAAITAFEQQQSWVF; the protein is encoded by the coding sequence ATGGAAAAATTTCAAACGCTACGCTCCGGCGTGGTGCCACTTCCGATAGAAAATGTGGATACGGACCAGATCATTCCGGCGCGCTTTCTGAAGGCCACGACCCGCGAAGGATTTGGCTCGAACCTCTTTGCCGACTGGCGCTATACCGCTGACGGGCAGCCCAAGCCGGATTTCGTGCTGAACGATGCTCGCTACCAAGGCCATCAGATTCTGCTGGCCGGCAAGAACTTCGGGTGTGGCTCTAGCCGGGAGCACGCCGCCTGGGCCTTGTATGACGCCGGATTTCGCGTGGTCGTCAGCAGCTACTTCGCCGATATTTTTCGGGGCAACGCGCTGAATACTGGCCTACTGCCCCTGCAGGCTTCGGATGAGGTATTGCAGGGCCTGTTTGCAGTGGTAGCGCAGGACCCGCAGGCTGCTTTAACCGTGGATCTGCAGGCGCAAACTCTTACGGTACCAGACTGGACTGAGGCGATTCATTTCGAGTTGGACCCTTACAAAAAAGAGTGCCTGATCAACGGGTACGACGACATCGATTTTCTCATTAGCCAGGAGGCGGCCATCACGGCTTTTGAACAGCAACAGTCATGGGTATTCTAA
- the leuB gene encoding 3-isopropylmalate dehydrogenase produces MGILSKRIVVLPGDGIGPEVCSEAVRVLRAVSSRFGHEFTFDYQLMGACAIDATGSPLPDATLDACRRADAVLLGAVGDPKYDNDPTAKVRPEQGLLGLRKELGLYANIRPITAYDQLLEHSPLKAERIRGTDILIFRELTGGIYFGEKGRSEDRTSAYDHCTYSREEILRIAHRAFKAAETRRHQLTLVDKANVLETSRLWRETVQSIAPEYPSVALDYLFVDNAAMQIILNPRQFDVILTENMFGDIISDEASVIAGSLGLLPSASVGNGAALFEPIHGSYPQAKGKGIANPMATILSAAMLLDHFHLQEEADCVRDAVQHALDQGVVTPELNPTTLYSTEQVGNFIAYSVLDIADCEVHRNNIKLGMSTII; encoded by the coding sequence ATGGGTATTCTAAGCAAACGCATTGTAGTGTTGCCGGGCGACGGCATTGGCCCCGAAGTATGTAGTGAGGCCGTGCGCGTGCTGCGGGCCGTGTCCAGCCGCTTTGGGCACGAGTTTACGTTTGATTACCAGCTGATGGGAGCCTGCGCCATTGATGCTACCGGCTCGCCCCTCCCCGACGCAACTCTGGACGCCTGCCGCCGCGCCGACGCCGTGCTGCTCGGCGCCGTCGGGGACCCCAAATACGACAACGACCCCACGGCCAAAGTGCGCCCCGAGCAGGGCCTGCTGGGCCTGCGCAAGGAGTTGGGCCTGTACGCCAACATCCGGCCTATCACGGCCTACGACCAACTGCTGGAACACTCTCCGCTAAAAGCGGAGCGCATCCGGGGCACCGATATTCTGATTTTCCGGGAGCTGACCGGCGGCATTTATTTCGGCGAGAAAGGCCGTAGCGAAGACCGCACCTCGGCCTACGACCACTGCACTTACTCACGGGAGGAAATCCTACGCATTGCGCACCGGGCCTTCAAAGCCGCTGAAACGCGCCGTCACCAGCTCACGCTGGTAGATAAGGCCAACGTGCTGGAAACCTCCCGACTCTGGCGCGAAACCGTACAGAGCATTGCTCCCGAGTATCCCAGCGTAGCCCTCGACTATCTGTTCGTCGACAACGCCGCCATGCAGATCATCCTCAACCCTCGGCAGTTCGACGTTATCCTGACGGAGAACATGTTTGGCGACATTATTTCGGACGAGGCCTCGGTAATTGCGGGCTCCCTAGGCCTGTTGCCGTCGGCTTCAGTGGGTAATGGCGCGGCGCTGTTTGAGCCCATCCATGGCTCTTACCCGCAGGCCAAGGGCAAAGGTATTGCCAATCCCATGGCCACCATCCTCTCGGCCGCCATGCTCCTCGACCACTTCCACCTGCAGGAAGAAGCCGACTGCGTGCGCGACGCCGTGCAGCATGCCCTCGACCAGGGCGTAGTAACGCCGGAACTGAACCCAACCACGCTGTATAGTACTGAGCAGGTGGGCAACTTCATTGCCTACAGCGTGCTCGACATTGCCGACTGCGAAGTACACCGCAACAACATCAAGCTCGGCATGAGCACCATTATCTAA
- a CDS encoding sensor histidine kinase, with protein sequence MAHPAAQTPLHPLNDRRFVLTGIPVLALLVLIPRGLLHVRSWQEVVVAWLFSLVFTTAFWLSGRALWLGLFRRMPRVEQTGRRLWWLAGTNTLTAMLVTLGLGSLAAWAQGGHLDASTFWFEFGLNMVPTVMVQLIYESRHFFQQWEQNVRRAEQLQSAGVQSQLEALQSQLDPHFLFNSLNTLSALVEPENEPAQRFVEQLSDVYRYVLLARERTTVLLSEELAFVDTYLALHKVRFRDNLRVTQHVPPEALGQLVAPLSIQLLVENALKHNVASREHPLELHLTADLTAHYIVVENTLRPRTAGLAPGTGTGLRNVRHRYELLGALLPVVVSAANGVFQVKLPLLPAR encoded by the coding sequence ATGGCCCACCCTGCTGCTCAAACGCCCCTGCACCCCCTCAACGACCGGCGCTTTGTGCTGACTGGAATACCGGTGCTGGCCCTGCTGGTACTCATCCCGCGCGGGCTACTGCACGTGCGCTCGTGGCAGGAAGTAGTGGTGGCGTGGCTGTTTTCGCTGGTATTCACCACAGCCTTCTGGCTATCGGGGCGGGCATTGTGGCTAGGCCTGTTTCGCCGAATGCCGCGCGTGGAGCAGACCGGCCGGCGCTTGTGGTGGCTGGCCGGCACTAATACGCTCACGGCCATGCTGGTCACGCTGGGCCTAGGAAGCCTGGCTGCCTGGGCGCAAGGTGGCCACCTCGATGCTTCCACCTTTTGGTTCGAGTTCGGGCTCAACATGGTGCCTACCGTGATGGTGCAGCTTATTTATGAAAGCCGCCACTTCTTCCAGCAATGGGAGCAGAACGTGCGCCGCGCTGAGCAGCTCCAGAGTGCGGGCGTGCAAAGCCAGCTCGAAGCTCTGCAAAGTCAGCTCGATCCGCACTTCCTCTTTAACTCTCTTAACACCCTCTCGGCTTTGGTTGAGCCGGAAAATGAGCCGGCCCAGCGGTTTGTGGAACAGCTCTCCGATGTGTACCGCTACGTGCTACTGGCCCGTGAGAGAACCACCGTGCTCCTAAGCGAAGAACTGGCGTTCGTAGACACTTACCTGGCCCTTCATAAAGTCCGTTTCCGTGACAACCTGCGCGTGACCCAGCATGTACCACCCGAAGCCCTAGGCCAGTTGGTGGCGCCGCTGAGCATTCAGCTGCTAGTGGAAAACGCCCTGAAGCACAACGTAGCCTCGCGGGAGCACCCGCTGGAGCTGCACCTTACCGCCGACCTTACCGCGCACTATATTGTGGTTGAAAACACGTTACGCCCCCGCACGGCAGGCCTTGCGCCCGGCACCGGCACTGGCCTACGCAACGTGCGCCACCGCTACGAATTGTTAGGTGCGCTCCTGCCCGTTGTGGTGAGTGCAGCTAATGGGGTCTTTCAGGTAAAGCTCCCACTGCTGCCAGCACGCTAG
- a CDS encoding LytR/AlgR family response regulator transcription factor, which translates to MIALLLEDEYPAAERLQRLLRQAAPEAQVAAVLDSVAGAVQWLSVNPAPDLILSDIQLADGLSLDVFDQLVVRSPVIFTTAYDAYAIRAFKANSVDYLLKPVKLAELQAALAKLREWHAAPAASPTTETPQPDDTAHRLERLLDALPRPDRQYKNRFLVRSGEQLLPLAASQVAWFQSRHETTTLAATDGRRFVVDYTLEQLESLLDPTQFFRLNRQFIAQLPAVQRLHPHFNGKLLLDLHPTPSEEVLVSREKAAAVKSWLEG; encoded by the coding sequence ATGATTGCTCTGCTGCTCGAAGATGAATACCCGGCCGCCGAGCGGCTCCAACGCCTGCTCCGGCAAGCTGCGCCAGAAGCCCAAGTTGCCGCCGTGCTCGACAGCGTGGCCGGGGCCGTGCAGTGGCTCAGCGTAAACCCGGCCCCCGACCTTATTCTATCTGATATTCAATTGGCCGACGGCCTGAGCCTGGATGTGTTTGATCAGCTGGTAGTACGCAGCCCCGTTATCTTCACCACCGCTTACGACGCCTACGCCATCCGGGCCTTTAAAGCCAACAGCGTCGACTACCTGCTGAAGCCCGTGAAGCTGGCCGAATTGCAAGCCGCCCTTGCCAAGCTCCGGGAGTGGCACGCCGCGCCGGCTGCGTCACCTACCACCGAAACCCCTCAGCCAGACGATACCGCGCATCGCCTGGAGCGCCTGCTCGACGCCCTCCCCCGCCCCGACCGCCAGTACAAAAACCGCTTCCTGGTGCGCAGCGGAGAACAATTGCTCCCCCTCGCCGCCAGCCAGGTGGCCTGGTTCCAGAGCCGCCACGAAACTACCACCCTCGCCGCCACGGATGGCCGCCGTTTTGTGGTCGATTATACCCTAGAGCAATTAGAAAGCTTGCTAGACCCCACGCAGTTTTTCCGTCTCAACCGCCAGTTCATTGCTCAACTACCCGCCGTGCAACGCCTGCACCCGCACTTTAATGGCAAGCTGCTGCTAGATCTGCACCCCACTCCAAGTGAGGAGGTGCTAGTGAGCCGGGAAAAGGCGGCGGCCGTGAAGAGCTGGCTGGAAGGGTGA
- a CDS encoding LytR/AlgR family response regulator transcription factor, which produces MASTATLRALIIEDEPLAIRRLTELLRKQPQPVEVIGTAESVAEAEALLQSLRTAPDVLFLDIHLADGLSFELFERLEIVSPVIFTTAYDKYALRAFKVNSVDYLLKPIDPEELTAALAKLERQRQAATPTFDANLLAQVLRQAQPAKEYKSRFVVRVGEHLKAIPVEQIAYFASLEKVTLLHTREGRKFVVDYTLEQLEGMLDPTEFFRLNRAYLAHAEAIHDIIHYTNSRLQTILKPTAPDNDTVLVSREKVAAFKAWLDR; this is translated from the coding sequence ATGGCCTCAACTGCTACCCTTCGGGCCCTGATTATTGAAGACGAACCGTTGGCTATACGCCGCCTCACGGAGCTACTGCGCAAGCAGCCGCAGCCAGTGGAGGTAATCGGAACGGCCGAGTCGGTGGCGGAGGCGGAGGCCCTGCTGCAGTCTCTGCGGACGGCGCCGGATGTGCTGTTTTTGGATATTCACCTGGCCGATGGGTTGAGCTTCGAGCTGTTTGAGCGCTTGGAAATTGTTAGCCCCGTCATCTTCACCACGGCCTACGATAAATACGCCCTCCGCGCCTTCAAGGTGAATAGCGTAGACTATCTGCTCAAGCCCATTGACCCGGAAGAACTGACGGCTGCTCTGGCCAAACTGGAGCGCCAGCGCCAAGCCGCTACTCCCACCTTCGATGCCAACCTACTAGCCCAAGTGCTGCGCCAGGCCCAGCCCGCCAAGGAGTATAAGTCGCGGTTTGTGGTGCGGGTAGGAGAGCACCTAAAGGCTATTCCGGTCGAGCAGATTGCCTACTTCGCCAGCTTAGAAAAAGTGACCCTCCTGCATACCCGGGAGGGTCGCAAATTTGTGGTTGACTACACGCTAGAGCAACTCGAAGGCATGCTCGACCCCACTGAGTTTTTCCGCCTCAACCGTGCCTACCTGGCCCACGCCGAGGCCATCCACGACATCATCCACTACACCAACTCCCGCCTCCAAACCATCCTCAAGCCCACTGCCCCCGATAATGACACCGTGCTGGTAAGCCGCGAGAAAGTAGCCGCGTTTAAAGCGTGGCTAGATCGGTGA
- a CDS encoding sensor histidine kinase — MLEPALSSGRPAPPEPATTRANSVYNLGKHYPHRQWLTMAGLMLGLSIGLSFLFCNGCKIWSEDFLVTFGYNFAYTFGLWLANGYPNEWLNRRVDWTVQPVRRFLTTLAFSLVLSLLVILLVTGSFMVLYHHRPLSSLTWRPFVVPLLITVVISLFMHSRSFLLGWREAAIQAVRLQKENAQAQADSLRRQLDPHFLFNSLNALTSLVEENDPARASRFIRQLSQVYRYVLDSQEQEIVPLAEEMKFVEAYLFLQHTRLGEGVQVEIELPTAALDALLVPPLAVQLLLENALKHNATSQRNPLRIRIELDEAARTLTVRNDRRPRRLTDGESTGLGLNNLQARYAFLTKQPVVIEQTETEFYVTLPLLELR, encoded by the coding sequence ATGCTTGAACCTGCTCTGTCGTCGGGGCGCCCCGCCCCGCCGGAACCTGCCACCACGCGGGCAAACTCCGTCTACAACCTAGGGAAACACTACCCGCACCGACAGTGGCTCACCATGGCAGGGCTCATGCTAGGCCTATCCATCGGGCTGTCGTTTCTGTTCTGCAACGGCTGCAAGATCTGGAGTGAAGATTTCCTGGTTACGTTCGGCTACAACTTCGCCTACACCTTTGGGCTGTGGTTGGCCAATGGCTACCCTAACGAGTGGCTTAACCGCCGCGTCGATTGGACGGTGCAGCCCGTTCGGCGGTTCCTGACTACGCTGGCGTTTTCACTGGTGCTGTCGTTACTGGTCATTCTGCTGGTCACGGGAAGTTTTATGGTGTTGTACCACCACCGGCCGCTTAGCTCGCTTACGTGGCGCCCCTTTGTGGTACCACTGCTGATTACGGTGGTTATTTCGCTGTTCATGCATAGTCGCTCTTTTCTGCTGGGGTGGCGTGAAGCGGCCATTCAGGCCGTGCGCCTGCAGAAGGAAAATGCCCAGGCCCAGGCTGACTCTCTGCGGCGGCAGCTTGACCCGCACTTTCTGTTCAACTCCCTGAATGCCCTAACCTCCTTGGTGGAGGAAAACGACCCGGCCCGCGCCTCACGCTTCATCCGTCAGCTCAGCCAGGTGTATCGCTACGTGCTCGATAGTCAGGAGCAGGAGATAGTACCGCTGGCGGAAGAAATGAAGTTCGTAGAAGCCTACTTGTTTCTGCAGCATACCCGCCTGGGCGAAGGGGTGCAAGTAGAAATAGAGTTGCCCACGGCGGCGCTGGATGCCCTACTGGTGCCGCCGCTGGCCGTGCAGCTCCTGCTCGAAAATGCCCTCAAGCACAACGCCACCTCCCAGCGCAACCCACTCCGCATTCGTATTGAGCTTGATGAAGCAGCCCGCACCCTCACCGTGCGCAATGACCGCCGCCCCCGCCGCCTCACCGATGGGGAATCAACTGGCCTAGGCCTCAATAACCTGCAAGCCCGTTATGCCTTCCTTACTAAGCAGCCCGTGGTAATTGAGCAAACGGAAACCGAGTTCTATGTAACGCTGCCGCTCCTAGAGTTGCGCTAA
- a CDS encoding phosphodiester glycosidase family protein — protein MYKADNTPLGLFVEQGVPLTPIDTASGEGNFYLKPNGVFFLTTNGKAGITPTVSFPKQHIQYATQSGPMLVLQGRIHPAFKAHSTNLNIRNGVGILPDGTVLFVMSKQKVSLYDFALYFQQQGCQTALYLDGFVSRAYLPEQEWRQTDGDFGVIIGVTRSSQ, from the coding sequence ATGTATAAAGCGGATAATACCCCGCTGGGTTTGTTTGTAGAGCAGGGCGTACCTCTAACACCCATTGATACTGCGAGTGGAGAGGGCAACTTTTATTTAAAGCCCAATGGGGTTTTCTTCCTGACCACTAATGGAAAGGCCGGTATTACTCCTACAGTTTCTTTCCCGAAGCAGCACATTCAATATGCTACTCAGTCGGGCCCTATGCTGGTGCTACAAGGACGGATTCATCCGGCGTTCAAAGCTCATTCCACTAACCTGAACATTCGCAATGGGGTGGGCATACTGCCAGATGGCACCGTGTTATTTGTAATGTCAAAGCAGAAAGTCAGTCTATACGATTTTGCTCTTTACTTCCAGCAGCAAGGGTGTCAGACGGCATTATATCTCGATGGATTTGTGTCACGAGCTTACTTGCCAGAACAGGAGTGGAGACAGACCGATGGGGATTTTGGTGTAATCATCGGCGTAACACGTTCTAGCCAGTAA
- a CDS encoding TonB-dependent receptor, protein MKRLLLLVLFFLTPALGLLAQTVTAISGTVRDAQGLPLPGVNVFLKATFDGASTDSLGHFRFETQQPAGSYVLQASLLGFVTVERAVTLSKQPLRLELVLKSTPHALGSVVITAGAFEASDEHRSAALNTRDVQTTAGALADVSAAFNTLPGTTRVGEDGMLFVRGGAASETKIYLDGLPVQNPYNATVAAVPARGRFSPSLFKGTVFSTGGYSALYGQALSGVLLLNSTDLAPETQTGVSVSSVFLGASRTKRWERTSLDGTIDYTNLTPYQHLLPQNVTWFQSPRGVNSSVGLRHRTGQAGMLKVYGTWSQQQLSIGQPSPEPAGMQRVALRSTNGYLNTTFRSPLRRGWSLQTGLGLSRDDQHVAPDTVRLRTLEQAAIARVVLINDSAAARWNVKVGAEVLAQKVTQQVQPNAAAAATYAPSFLERRAAGFLESDFQLSDRLAGRIGGRGEYSALLGHWNAAPRLALAYQTTENSSLSGAYGHFYQTPTTSLLLVQPNLRFEQAAHSVLTYQYTHDRQLLQVEAYYKTYSHLTRFDGHNTLNATAYDNNGTGYARGLDVLWRDRKTIKNLEYYISYGFLDTKRQYRQDPVAAVPTFAARHNVSVVGKYWVANLHTLFGATFSYGSPRRYNDLNHPEHGYNQGQLPTYQDLSLNASYITRLFGKYTIVHVAANNVLGRQNVYGYRYASQPDISGSYNRVAVTPTAPRMLFLGVFISINKQHPGSVDERPE, encoded by the coding sequence ATGAAACGTCTGCTACTCCTCGTCCTGTTCTTCCTGACTCCGGCCCTGGGCCTGCTGGCGCAAACAGTTACCGCCATCAGCGGCACCGTCCGCGATGCGCAGGGGCTGCCGCTGCCGGGGGTTAACGTATTCCTCAAAGCCACCTTCGACGGGGCCAGCACCGACTCGCTGGGCCACTTCCGGTTTGAAACTCAGCAGCCCGCTGGCAGCTACGTGCTGCAGGCCAGTCTGCTGGGCTTCGTGACGGTAGAGCGGGCCGTAACTCTCAGCAAACAACCGCTGCGGCTAGAGCTGGTGCTGAAGAGCACGCCCCACGCCCTGGGCTCGGTAGTCATTACGGCCGGCGCCTTCGAGGCCAGCGACGAGCACCGCAGCGCCGCCCTTAACACCCGCGACGTGCAAACCACCGCCGGGGCGCTGGCCGATGTATCGGCGGCCTTTAATACCCTGCCCGGCACCACGCGGGTAGGGGAGGATGGCATGCTGTTCGTACGGGGCGGGGCCGCCTCCGAAACCAAGATTTACCTGGACGGGCTACCCGTACAAAACCCCTACAACGCTACCGTGGCGGCAGTGCCCGCCCGGGGCCGTTTCTCGCCCTCCCTGTTCAAAGGCACCGTTTTCAGCACGGGCGGCTACTCCGCGTTGTATGGACAGGCCTTGTCGGGGGTGCTGCTGCTGAACTCTACGGATCTGGCTCCTGAGACGCAAACGGGCGTTTCTGTGAGCTCCGTCTTTCTGGGAGCTTCTCGCACCAAGCGCTGGGAGCGGACTTCCCTCGATGGTACTATCGATTACACCAACCTCACGCCTTACCAGCATCTGCTGCCCCAGAACGTAACGTGGTTTCAGTCGCCCCGTGGCGTGAACTCGTCGGTGGGGTTGCGTCACCGTACCGGACAGGCCGGTATGTTGAAAGTGTACGGCACCTGGAGCCAGCAGCAGCTCAGCATTGGGCAGCCCAGCCCTGAGCCTGCCGGTATGCAGCGCGTGGCCCTGCGCAGCACCAATGGCTACCTCAATACTACCTTCCGCAGCCCCTTGCGCCGCGGCTGGAGTCTGCAAACTGGCCTAGGCCTCAGCCGCGACGACCAACATGTGGCGCCCGACACTGTTCGGCTCCGCACACTGGAGCAAGCCGCCATTGCCCGCGTAGTGCTGATCAATGACTCAGCCGCCGCGCGCTGGAATGTGAAAGTGGGGGCCGAGGTGCTGGCCCAGAAGGTCACGCAGCAAGTACAGCCCAACGCCGCAGCAGCTGCCACCTATGCGCCTTCATTTCTGGAGCGCCGCGCAGCAGGCTTCCTGGAAAGCGACTTTCAGCTCTCTGACCGGCTGGCCGGCCGCATTGGTGGGCGCGGCGAATACTCGGCGCTACTAGGCCACTGGAACGCCGCCCCTCGTCTGGCCCTGGCTTACCAGACCACTGAGAATAGCTCCCTCTCGGGTGCGTACGGCCACTTCTACCAAACCCCTACCACCAGCCTGCTGCTGGTGCAGCCTAACCTGCGCTTCGAGCAGGCCGCCCACTCGGTGCTCACCTACCAGTACACCCACGACCGGCAACTGCTGCAGGTAGAGGCCTACTACAAAACCTATAGCCACCTCACGCGCTTCGATGGCCACAACACCCTCAACGCTACAGCTTACGATAACAACGGCACCGGCTACGCCCGCGGCCTGGATGTGCTGTGGCGCGACCGGAAAACCATCAAAAACTTAGAGTACTACATCAGCTATGGCTTCCTGGACACCAAGCGCCAGTACCGCCAAGACCCCGTAGCGGCCGTGCCCACGTTTGCGGCGCGCCACAACGTGTCGGTGGTGGGGAAATACTGGGTGGCTAATCTGCACACCTTGTTTGGCGCCACCTTCAGCTACGGCAGCCCCCGCCGCTATAACGACCTTAACCATCCTGAGCATGGCTACAACCAGGGCCAGCTGCCCACTTATCAGGATCTGAGCCTGAACGCCAGCTACATCACCCGCCTGTTTGGCAAGTATACCATCGTGCATGTAGCCGCCAACAACGTGCTCGGCCGCCAGAACGTGTACGGCTACCGCTACGCCTCCCAGCCCGACATCTCGGGCAGCTACAACCGCGTGGCCGTGACGCCTACTGCTCCTCGCATGCTGTTTCTGGGCGTGTTCATCTCCATCAACAAGCAGCACCCCGGCAGCGTGGATGAGCGGCCGGAGTAG
- a CDS encoding MOSC domain-containing protein, with translation MQLLSLNIGLPQEYSWKGKPVRTSIFKQPTTEPVYVHTEHLAGDGQADLRVHGGPNKAVYSYPQEHYAFWQNHLGGEELAAGAFGENLTTTGLLEDQVRVGDCYQIGTAVLMAVQPRQPCFKLGLRFQNDQMIRDFEQAGRSGIYFQVQKEGTVQAGDTITLVQQSPYAVTIQDLTDSLSPGPKNARKLEAMLEAPHLTPSWRERLTRLLV, from the coding sequence ATGCAACTCCTCTCCCTCAACATTGGGTTACCGCAGGAATATAGTTGGAAGGGTAAGCCAGTCCGGACCAGCATTTTCAAGCAGCCTACCACTGAACCAGTATATGTGCACACAGAGCACCTGGCCGGCGATGGGCAGGCTGATTTGCGCGTACACGGTGGGCCCAATAAGGCAGTATATTCTTATCCGCAGGAGCATTACGCTTTCTGGCAGAATCACCTCGGGGGCGAGGAGCTGGCAGCTGGTGCTTTCGGGGAAAACCTAACGACCACTGGGCTCCTGGAAGACCAGGTGCGGGTAGGCGACTGTTATCAGATCGGGACGGCCGTACTGATGGCAGTTCAGCCCCGCCAACCCTGCTTTAAGCTAGGCCTCCGCTTCCAAAATGACCAGATGATCCGGGATTTTGAGCAGGCAGGCCGCAGCGGCATCTATTTCCAGGTGCAGAAGGAAGGCACTGTACAAGCCGGCGACACTATCACGCTAGTGCAGCAGTCGCCCTACGCCGTGACCATTCAGGATCTAACCGACAGCCTCTCCCCCGGCCCTAAGAACGCCCGTAAGCTCGAAGCCATGCTTGAAGCGCCCCATCTGACGCCCTCGTGGCGCGAGCGGCTCACCCGCCTGCTGGTGTGA